The following are encoded in a window of Brevibacillus sp. DP1.3A genomic DNA:
- a CDS encoding YezD family protein, with protein sequence MAKNEISLDDLLLEKIARALDGLEYGSIHIVVHDSQVVQIERTEKYRLPAEKAETKISQARTGK encoded by the coding sequence ATGGCAAAAAATGAGATTTCCCTAGACGATCTCTTATTAGAGAAAATCGCGCGCGCACTGGATGGTCTGGAATACGGCTCCATACATATTGTGGTTCACGATTCACAGGTCGTTCAGATTGAACGAACGGAAAAATACAGACTCCCTGCGGAAAAGGCTGAGACAAAGATTTCGCAAGCGCGCACCGGAAAATAG
- a CDS encoding DUF2325 domain-containing protein gives MAGVLVVGGDRVAEIESLLQNKGFQNVYHVSGRKKSDVKATIPSDTELVLVFINFVSHSLSKNIKKLAKQKHVPIVFCRRSCDAVAMYEPAIS, from the coding sequence ATGGCAGGCGTTCTTGTGGTAGGAGGAGATCGAGTAGCAGAAATCGAGAGCTTGTTGCAGAACAAAGGGTTCCAGAATGTCTATCACGTATCTGGTCGCAAAAAATCCGATGTGAAGGCGACGATTCCTTCTGATACGGAGCTTGTTCTTGTCTTTATTAACTTTGTGAGTCACAGCTTGAGCAAAAATATAAAGAAGCTGGCGAAGCAAAAGCACGTCCCGATCGTATTTTGCCGACGGTCATGTGATGCTGTAGCCATGTATGAACCAGCGATAAGCTAG
- a CDS encoding peptide ABC transporter substrate-binding protein, whose protein sequence is MKRPVVVTSLFVLLTGLFAGCSSGNTPTQTAPDNQQQPAPAQQATVQTAAEQTLHMNAAEPETLDSGMSNDVISGAFIRSLYDGLVRLDKDGKPANSVAADIQVSEDKKVYTFTLRDSKWSNGDPVTAQDFAFGWMRVLNPKTASGSAYKYYPIKNARAFFEGKAKAEDVGIKVVNDKTLQVTLENPTPYFLTLATFYYPVNQKVVEANPDWAKKPESIVTNGPFKLVNWEHKNKIELAKNEHYWDKDVVKFNEIEFSMIEDTNTELELFNSGELDWAGGPISGLPADAIGPLRDEGKLQTMQRATNYYLLFQTEKPPFTNSKIRKAFAYAINRSDIAENIGQAGQTPLMGFVPLSATLKPEGYFKDNDVATAKQLLAEGMKETGITKLPEITYLYNTSDLNKKIAEALQAQWKQSLGVDVKLINKELKVMFDDQEQGKYMISRTGWTGDYNDSVNFLELMMEKYSSNNSTFWFSEKYVELVKKAYAEPDEAKRNQYLVEAESILMEEMPVTGVYSSVNSWVQNEKVKGITVDPLGYIDFKWGYKEQ, encoded by the coding sequence ATGAAAAGACCAGTTGTCGTGACAAGTCTCTTCGTTTTGCTTACGGGACTATTTGCAGGCTGTAGCAGCGGCAATACGCCGACTCAAACCGCACCAGACAACCAGCAGCAACCAGCGCCAGCACAGCAGGCAACTGTGCAGACTGCGGCAGAGCAGACGTTGCACATGAATGCCGCCGAGCCTGAAACACTTGATTCAGGCATGTCCAACGATGTGATTTCTGGTGCCTTCATCCGTTCGTTGTACGACGGACTCGTTCGATTGGACAAGGATGGCAAGCCAGCCAATTCCGTTGCAGCCGACATTCAAGTATCGGAGGACAAAAAGGTGTATACCTTTACATTGCGCGACAGCAAGTGGAGCAATGGCGACCCGGTTACGGCTCAAGACTTCGCATTCGGCTGGATGCGCGTGCTCAATCCAAAGACAGCCAGCGGCTCCGCCTACAAGTACTATCCGATCAAAAATGCCCGCGCCTTTTTCGAAGGAAAGGCGAAAGCGGAGGATGTCGGCATCAAAGTCGTCAATGACAAGACACTGCAAGTCACCTTGGAAAACCCTACCCCTTACTTCCTAACACTTGCGACCTTCTACTATCCGGTCAACCAAAAGGTAGTAGAAGCCAATCCCGATTGGGCGAAAAAGCCCGAGTCCATCGTGACGAATGGGCCGTTCAAGCTGGTGAATTGGGAGCATAAAAACAAGATTGAGCTGGCCAAAAACGAGCACTATTGGGACAAAGATGTCGTGAAGTTTAACGAAATCGAGTTTTCCATGATTGAAGATACCAATACCGAGCTGGAGCTGTTCAATAGCGGCGAGCTGGATTGGGCTGGCGGCCCGATTAGCGGACTACCTGCGGACGCCATTGGACCGTTGCGCGATGAAGGCAAGCTGCAAACCATGCAACGTGCCACCAACTACTATCTCTTGTTCCAGACAGAGAAGCCGCCATTTACGAATAGCAAAATCCGCAAAGCGTTTGCCTACGCGATCAACCGCAGTGACATCGCAGAAAATATTGGTCAGGCCGGACAGACTCCCTTGATGGGCTTCGTCCCACTTTCCGCTACCCTGAAGCCAGAAGGATATTTCAAGGATAACGATGTGGCGACGGCGAAACAGTTATTGGCAGAAGGAATGAAGGAGACGGGCATCACTAAACTGCCCGAAATCACCTATCTTTACAATACCTCCGACCTCAATAAGAAGATTGCCGAAGCATTGCAGGCTCAATGGAAACAATCTCTCGGTGTGGACGTCAAGCTGATCAACAAAGAATTGAAGGTCATGTTTGACGATCAGGAGCAAGGGAAGTACATGATTTCCCGAACAGGCTGGACGGGAGATTACAACGACTCCGTCAACTTCCTGGAGTTGATGATGGAGAAGTACAGCTCCAATAACTCTACCTTCTGGTTTAGCGAGAAGTACGTAGAGCTGGTGAAAAAGGCGTACGCCGAGCCAGATGAGGCCAAACGCAATCAGTATCTAGTCGAAGCGGAGAGCATCTTGATGGAAGAAATGCCGGTCACAGGTGTGTACTCCAGCGTCAATTCGTGGGTACAAAATGAAAAGGTAAAAGGCATCACGGTCGATCCATTGGGCTACATCGACTTCAAGTGGGGATACAAAGAACAATAG
- a CDS encoding serine hydrolase encodes MTWQQAVENVLKEAPGIFGIAAVHLETGETAGHLDEELFQLASAFKIPIMVTLMREVEAGRIRLDQRVTLKWEDRVPGSGILQELDAGADLTVKDLATLMTIVSDNYATDKIIELIGGIDKVNEHMHELGLSQIHLRHNCWELLNHCVGMNEPAPSEAGFDEFMRREESGNYELIHDVSMPTRDNNVATPAELNRLLIMIVRKEILTEASCELMLDIMRRQHYNSRLPYLLPEGTKVAHKTGTVNAVVNDAGIIYLPEGKGMIAITALSRGVTDKEAAELTIARVAKAIYEQAMGS; translated from the coding sequence ATGACTTGGCAGCAAGCAGTAGAAAACGTGCTGAAGGAAGCACCCGGTATTTTTGGAATCGCAGCTGTGCATCTGGAAACAGGAGAGACAGCAGGGCATCTGGATGAAGAGTTGTTTCAACTGGCGAGTGCATTCAAAATTCCGATCATGGTCACCTTGATGCGCGAAGTGGAAGCAGGACGAATCCGCCTCGACCAGCGTGTGACACTGAAATGGGAGGATCGCGTGCCGGGGTCAGGCATTTTGCAAGAGCTGGATGCCGGAGCGGACTTAACAGTCAAAGACTTAGCGACACTGATGACGATTGTCAGCGATAACTATGCGACAGACAAAATCATCGAACTGATCGGCGGCATCGACAAGGTGAATGAGCACATGCATGAGCTGGGGCTTTCGCAGATTCATTTGCGGCATAATTGCTGGGAGCTCCTCAACCACTGTGTAGGTATGAATGAGCCTGCACCTTCGGAAGCAGGGTTCGATGAGTTCATGCGACGGGAAGAGTCAGGCAATTACGAATTGATCCACGATGTATCGATGCCTACCCGTGATAATAACGTAGCGACACCAGCCGAGCTAAACCGCCTGCTTATCATGATTGTGCGAAAAGAAATTCTCACGGAAGCCTCCTGCGAGCTGATGCTGGACATCATGCGACGTCAGCATTACAACAGCCGTCTGCCGTACTTGTTGCCAGAAGGAACAAAGGTCGCGCATAAGACAGGGACCGTCAATGCAGTCGTCAATGATGCTGGCATCATTTATTTGCCCGAAGGAAAAGGAATGATTGCGATCACGGCACTATCACGCGGTGTGACTGACAAAGAAGCCGCAGAGCTTACCATCGCCCGTGTAGCAAAAGCGATTTATGAGCAAGCAATGGGGAGTTGA
- a CDS encoding serine hydrolase, with translation MTAWKEQFQAYAQQLLDEAKAPGAAIAVARDGELLYEGTFGFRDREQQLPLSFDTVFGIASITKSFTCVAIMQLQEAGKLSVHDPVVKYLPEFRAGDHELTARMTIHHFMTHTPGIAPMPYLDGAMRRSMENDPAVIGTKAEEELKTVPYLDTYEEVMEAIAGFEGKPLSEPGGAFSYNNDAYGLLGAIIERVSNQTYENYVATHILQPLDMDRTVFSVDELADKDDVTILYTNKKIEDENQIIAAPIWHDAPAMRAAGFLKSTVNDLLAYLEVFRLGATRNPTSILSADSVREMLTPFARVDGHRSYGYGLMVSPAFPDSLLVEHGGSLKGISSHIFSVPVQGITGVILVNLDGVSVRELVLGFLNSYFARPAGAPVYVYDPYEVTDEQLPLYEGRYSSQEWVSASIAKSEGKLFLEVDGHSYPLIPVQKDSFVFQKRDSIPWIEFFRDEDGQIVRMSYGLRQLTRETTKSPS, from the coding sequence ATGACGGCATGGAAGGAACAGTTCCAGGCGTATGCACAGCAGCTGCTGGACGAGGCAAAGGCTCCGGGCGCCGCTATTGCTGTTGCACGTGATGGTGAGCTTTTGTACGAGGGGACGTTTGGTTTTCGCGACAGAGAGCAGCAACTGCCACTTTCCTTCGACACCGTTTTTGGCATCGCATCCATCACCAAATCATTTACCTGCGTTGCGATCATGCAGCTGCAGGAGGCAGGCAAGCTGTCTGTCCACGATCCGGTCGTGAAATATTTGCCTGAATTTCGGGCGGGCGACCACGAGCTGACTGCACGCATGACGATACATCACTTCATGACACATACGCCTGGAATAGCGCCCATGCCTTACTTAGACGGTGCAATGAGGCGGAGTATGGAGAATGATCCTGCTGTCATTGGCACCAAGGCGGAGGAAGAACTGAAAACAGTGCCTTATCTGGATACTTACGAAGAAGTCATGGAAGCCATTGCTGGATTCGAAGGGAAGCCGCTCTCAGAGCCAGGGGGTGCCTTTAGCTACAACAACGATGCGTACGGGCTTTTGGGGGCGATCATTGAACGGGTCAGCAACCAGACGTATGAAAACTACGTTGCGACACATATTTTGCAGCCACTGGACATGGACAGAACCGTTTTCTCCGTGGATGAATTGGCTGACAAGGATGACGTCACGATTTTGTATACCAACAAAAAAATCGAGGACGAAAACCAAATCATTGCAGCACCCATCTGGCACGATGCCCCAGCGATGCGAGCAGCCGGTTTCCTCAAATCGACTGTGAATGATTTACTCGCTTATTTGGAAGTCTTTCGTTTGGGGGCAACGAGAAACCCGACATCGATTCTGTCTGCCGATAGTGTCCGGGAGATGCTCACTCCCTTTGCTCGTGTGGACGGGCACCGCTCCTACGGCTATGGTCTGATGGTCTCGCCTGCCTTTCCAGATAGCTTACTGGTAGAGCATGGCGGATCGCTGAAGGGAATCAGCTCGCACATTTTTTCGGTTCCGGTTCAAGGGATTACGGGCGTGATTCTGGTCAATCTCGATGGCGTGAGCGTCCGAGAGTTGGTCCTCGGCTTTTTGAACAGTTATTTTGCAAGACCGGCTGGAGCTCCGGTCTATGTCTATGATCCATACGAGGTCACAGATGAGCAGCTGCCACTGTACGAGGGTCGCTACTCTTCGCAGGAATGGGTAAGCGCATCGATAGCCAAAAGCGAAGGCAAGCTATTCCTAGAGGTGGATGGTCACTCGTATCCACTGATCCCGGTACAAAAGGACAGCTTCGTTTTCCAAAAAAGAGATTCCATCCCTTGGATTGAGTTTTTCCGGGATGAAGACGGGCAAATAGTGAGGATGAGCTACGGATTGCGTCAGTTGACGAGAGAAACCACAAAATCGCCAAGTTAA